gtaaTGGGAAAAAAGAGTTAGGGGGTATTTAGAGCGGTAGGCATAGAGCTATTTTAATTAGAGTTTGAAGAGGAGAAGTTAGAGCTGAGAGGTGAGAAATGAGGAACCGATGGAAAATGTGGGAGAATATTCCAGGTAGAGAGAAggcgtggtggtggtgggagggggggtAGGGAGAGTAAAGAACTTGGCAagacaaaggaacagaaaaaagttAGCATGACTTTAGCATAGTCCATGAGGGGAATaaaaaatggaggggaaaaaagaaaccagttgAAAGGGTCAGGCAGGTGTAGATCAGTTAAGGTCTTGTGGGATACAAGAAGGACTTAAGATTTTGTTCCAATTGCCATACAAACCCACTAGAGGAAATAAGACACTATGGAATTCTCTTACACACTTTGCTTCCGTAAATTCTTCCACCTTCTCCAAGGGCTGCTCTTCAGCCCAACACATTCCCCATCCTTATCCTGATGACGTTCCAGAAAGGCATCAGACCCCAAATAGACACATCTTGCCTCGTATAAAATGTTTGTATGCTAACATCAAAAACAGACAGATCTGGAACCAATCAGGGGAATGTAAATTACAGGTTGCTTGATGTGGAGTAACTTCTGCCTGTTGGCCAGTGTAGGTGCACAGCCAAAAATGCAGTGTGAATACAATTGTTTGGCAATTGCTGGTCTGTCACTTGTCCAAAGCGGTAAGTGTGTGAATGGATTTGTATGGGTAATGACTCTGAAATTAGCAACTAGTTTTTCTCATCTCTCCATGATACAGGAAAACACATTGAAACTTGGCTCCTTTCTGGAGAATTCATGTGATGATCCTCAGTTGCTCAGAATGCACATTTGGTCATCATTATCCCTTGTGTAATCAGTTTCTACAAACTACAGGATGATGTTACAGTTATGTTTACAGAATAAGAGAACTTGCTCCACACCTTAATCAAATCATTTAAAGATGAGCCTTCTTAGATaacatgcatttatatatatggcTAGTGATTAGTTATCTAGTCTATCCTTTGATTTATCCTATAGTGAGAGAAGTAACCTGACTCCCACCAGAAACCTCCAGATGAACCATGTGCCAAGATATTTACTGTGTAACATTGTAGAAGTGTTCACCAGACAAACCTTTCCATGACAAGGTGATGTAGAGAATTCACAAAAGCAGAAGTGTCTTCAAATCTGCTCTGAAAGGGCCTAAAACAGTCAGATTTTGGAACCAATCAGTACAAAGAATTGCAGGTGCGGTGGCCCCCGTTAAAAAGCTGGATCTACGTAAATAATAAGCCTAATCACATTTTCAGAACAGCTGTGGCTACTTGGGCCGCATAGTCTCTCGTTAGTCACGGCtcctgaaaaatttttaattattgtgaAAATTCATATTAAACTTAAGCCCAGACCGtgcatcaaagaaaataaaactacgtAATTCCAAAGCTGCATATTTTCCAGAGGAATTTGATTCTGACCTCTGAGTGCAATTGGGCAGTCTCTTCCTCTACTTCggggaagagagaaagcaaggagGGATGATTTTCTCTTCTCAGTGGAAACCGGTAACCAGACCTGCTGTCCTGCCAAGCCAAGTGTTCGCCTCCGCCGATTCTGATTTTCAAGTGTTCAGGGAATATGCTCGAAACCTGTGCCTGCCTTCCCTGTCAGATAAGCAGAAAGTTTGCTCAGGCTATGATAAATCTGCACAACGCAGAGATGTTTTTGGCACAAAGTGTACGTTAGGAAGATGATGGTGATTAAactcgcccccccccccgcaaccgCCCCCAATTCTTGCGGCCGGGTTTTGCCTGCATTTAAGAAATGTCTTTCAGCTGCGGGCGTGTGTGCGCGCAGAGCCTGCAGCTTGCATTTTTGCATCTCCGAGGCAGGGCGACTCAGGCGGGCCGGCTGAGTGTCACCCACAGACGTGACTGGCCTTCCCCCGCGGGCACCGCAGAGGCAGCAGCCTCGTTCCTCTTCCCCGGCGTCTCCAGCCGGAGGCCCGCGGCCCAGACCAGGGAAGGAAGCCCTCGCCGCAAGCCGGCGTCCGGGTCGGCACAAAACACGCCGCCACTAAAAAACTTTTTCCCCCCCAGCCGCGCGCAACTTTTGGCCTTTTCGCCCAGCACGTTCTCGTCCCGATTTTCTGGCCCGTGGGATCCCCCGCCCCCGGTTCCCTCACCTTCTCCCCGACAGCGAGCAGGGACCCGGGCTGATCCGGGTGCGGGGCAGCGCGACGGGCacgaaggaggaggggaaggggaaaggaggagggggcggcggcggcggcggctcgcGAGTAGGAACTGGTCAAAAGGGACCGAGACCGGCGACTGCCCGAAAAGAAAAGCGACGCCGAGGTTCGCAGCAGTCGGAATAAAGTTCGCGCCCTTTCCTCGGCGTTTCCCTGCCCAGTCGTCTCTGCCCCCCACGCCCCACTGCTTTTTGACAGCTGAGCCCTAGCGGACACCTCCACCTCCACGCCGGCACCCCCCAGGGGGCCCCAAAGTTGTTTTTCCATCCCCAGAAAGAGAAgcggaaaaaaaaagtaacagggcGCGGGGTGTGCAGTgcgggggggagggagaaatacaCATCCTCCTTCATGAACCCCTAGAAATCTAAGGACAAACAATCCAACTAACCTACTTTTATTTTGCAAAAGGGGAGCAACATTGTAATCACGACAGTtttgcagagaaaggagaaacttGTGGGGCTTGCAAATCCGCCCGAGGTCACCTCGCCCGCCggtccccctcccacctccccaacagcctcctccctggacaatccgttccttttttttttttgtcccgaGGAGCCGGGGGAACTCAGTAGGCTCCGACTTGGGGAGCGAGGGCGACCCTGGGCGCGGGTGTAAATCAGTCACCTGAGCGCAGAGGGGCCGCGGCGAGGGCgcgcgcgggcgggcgggcggagAGAGGCGGAGGCGGCGAGAGCGGCCGCCCGGAGGAAatcgggagggggagggaaagaaaggccGAGACAGAAGGAGCGAGAGGCGGCCGAGGGGCTGGTCCAGGCGCGGCCGCTAAGAGGAGACCAAGAGGCGGGGGCTGCACTTGACAACCAGCATGCCGAGATGGTAAGAAGTTTCcaccctcctttcctttttattctagACTTCGGAAGAAAGGAGCCCCTCGCCCTCGCGCCTCTGGGGCCGCCCGGGGGCCGTGTTTTCCTCCAGTCCAGTGGCGGGAGGTGGAGGGGGGCGCTGGGTAGGGCGGGCGGGAGCGGATAGCCCCAGTCCACCCGGGCCCCTGCTGTGCTCTCGAAATCGCCCCTCAACTTGGCCCGAGTGGCGCAGGAGAACTCCAGGTGGGAGGGCGTGTGTGCGTGCGGGCTCGGGGGGCTCGGGAAGGTCGCTCCTCTCGCGGTCGGGGGGCAAGGTGAGCGGCAGGCGAGCGGGCGGCTCCAGGGAGTTGGGACGGGCCGGGAGGAAGGCGGGGGCTGATGGAGCGCTGGAAGGAGCTTGGGGCGGAGAGGAACGCGATTTAGACCCACGGTAACTTTTAAAACTTGCCCGCGAGTGCGGGACCGGCGACTGGGCGTGGGCGCCGGGGCGCGCTGGTGCGCTGCGCGGGGAGGACACCGCCATAGAGCCCCCAGCACCTCTGCCTTCCCCCCCCTCCTCGCCCTCCCGTTCGGGAACCCTTCctttgtaaatgaagaaaatttaggAAGTGCTCCTGGAGGTTTTTGAAGAATGTGCAAAACGCTGGGCAGGAAAATCAACCTTAAAGAGAGATTTTGTGGTGCAGTTCGGCAGGAGCCAATTTGTGTTACTTACACGTTGACTTCAAGGTGGCATTtggggccctgggagggggcaggattaaaataaaaacaagaaaaaaaagctgaggtGAAATTCCCTGTAAAGTGAAGctgagattaaattaaaaaaaaaaaaaagttccaagtGCAAGTGGTGGAGGAGATGGGAAGGCGTTGCGAAGCGAGATTCCAGCACAGCCCCTGTGCCCGAAGCGGCTTCTCTGCAGCGAGGCAGCGGCCAATTAGTTCGCCTGGTGCTGAGCGCTCGTTCTGTCCGCTTTCGGGGAAATGATTTGTTAGAAATAGGGCTGGACCACTCCCCTCCTTTTAGTTTGCTTCCACCGTTTGCTGCCATTGTTACCCCACTTGGGGATCTGATATACTGTGTTCCGCATGTAGTTGGACTGTGTAAGAAAAAGGCAGATAGCGGGttggcattctttttcttttcccttccccctAATGTGACATC
The Sus scrofa isolate TJ Tabasco breed Duroc chromosome 1, Sscrofa11.1, whole genome shotgun sequence DNA segment above includes these coding regions:
- the LOC106509163 gene encoding uncharacterized protein LOC106509163 isoform X2, producing the protein MEKQLWGPLGGAGVEVEVSARAQLSKSSGAWGAETTGQGNAEERARTLFRLLRTSASLFFSGSRRSRSLLTSSYSRAAAAAAPSSFPLPLLLRARRAAPHPDQPGSLLAVGEKGRQAQVSSIFPEHLKIRIGGGEHLAWQDSRSGYRFPLRRENHPSLLSLFPEVEEETAQLHSEALSEQI
- the LOC106509163 gene encoding uncharacterized protein LOC106509163 isoform X1, encoding MEKQLWGPLGGAGVEVEVSARAQLSKSSGAWGAETTGQGNAEERARTLFRLLRTSASLFFSGSRRSRSLLTSSYSRAAAAAAPSSFPLPLLLRARRAAPHPDQPGSLLAVGEKGRQAQVSSIFPEHLKIRIGGGEHLAWQDSRSGYRFPLRRENHPSLLSLFPEVEEETAQLHSEYEDQLSAMGQEKCHQRSPKKVHRRVPWWLSKLRIQRCHCCGSGHCGSGRCSDH